One segment of Pseudomonas sp. FP2196 DNA contains the following:
- the cueA gene encoding copper resistance metal-translocating P1-type ATPase CueA produces the protein MSESITFNLPIAGMTCASCAGRVERALSKVIGATAVSVNLATEQAQVQAPGDSLPALMEAVERAGYSVPQQTIELSIDGMTCASCVGRVERALNKVPGVKSVSVNLANERAHLELLGQLDSQTLLDAVSKAGYSASVWQAEHPQTDNQQQRLQHERWALICAIALALPLVLPMLLQPFGIHWMLPAWAQFALATPVQFIFGARFYVAAWKAVRAGAGNMDLLVALGTSAGYGLSLYEWATAAGRMPHLYFEASAVVIALVLLGKYLESRAKRQTASAIRALEALRPERAIQVIDGREQDVAISALRLNDQVLVKPGERFPVDGEVLEGQSHADEALISGESLPVPKQPGDKVTGGAINGEGRLLVRTTALGAESVLARIIRLVEDAQAAKAPIQKLVDKVSQVFVPTVLVLALATLIGWWLYGAPLETALINAVAVLVIACPCALGLATPTAIMAGTGVAARHGILIKDAEALERAHEVSNVVFDKTGTLTSGTPRIAHFSAVDGDENTLLKLAGALQRGSEHPLAKAVLDAAAERDLKVPDVSDSQSLTGRGIAGSLDGRRLALGNRRMLEESGLSAGNLAESAQAWEAEGRTLSWLIEQSPEPRVLGLFAFGDTLKPGALEAVQQLAARDIHSHLLTGDNRGSARVVAEALGIKNVHAEVLPADKAATVAELKKTGVVAMVGDGINDAPALAAADIGIAMGGGTDVAMHAAGITLMRGDPRLVPAALEISRKTYAKIRQNLFWAFVYNLIGIPLAAFGFLNPVLAGAAMALSSVSVVSNALLLKTWKPKDLEEHR, from the coding sequence ATGTCCGAATCCATCACTTTCAATCTGCCGATTGCCGGCATGACCTGCGCCAGTTGTGCCGGGCGTGTCGAGCGCGCCTTGAGCAAAGTCATCGGCGCCACTGCCGTCAGCGTCAACCTCGCCACCGAACAGGCGCAAGTCCAGGCGCCCGGTGACAGTTTGCCGGCGTTGATGGAAGCCGTTGAACGCGCCGGTTACAGCGTGCCGCAACAAACCATCGAGTTAAGCATCGACGGCATGACCTGCGCTTCCTGCGTGGGGCGCGTCGAGCGCGCCCTGAACAAAGTCCCGGGCGTTAAAAGCGTCAGCGTCAATCTGGCCAACGAACGCGCCCACCTCGAACTGCTCGGCCAGCTCGACTCACAAACCCTGCTCGACGCCGTGAGCAAGGCCGGTTACTCGGCCAGCGTCTGGCAAGCCGAACACCCGCAAACCGATAACCAGCAACAGCGCCTGCAACATGAACGCTGGGCGCTGATCTGCGCCATCGCCCTCGCCCTGCCGCTGGTGTTGCCGATGCTGCTGCAACCGTTCGGCATCCACTGGATGCTGCCAGCCTGGGCACAATTCGCCCTCGCCACGCCCGTGCAATTCATCTTCGGCGCACGTTTTTATGTGGCCGCGTGGAAAGCCGTGCGTGCCGGCGCAGGCAACATGGATCTGCTCGTCGCCCTCGGCACAAGTGCCGGGTATGGCTTGAGCCTTTATGAGTGGGCGACCGCCGCCGGACGCATGCCGCATCTGTATTTCGAAGCGTCGGCGGTGGTCATCGCGCTGGTGTTGCTGGGCAAATACCTGGAGAGCCGCGCCAAACGTCAGACCGCCAGCGCCATTCGCGCGCTTGAAGCCTTGCGTCCGGAGCGGGCGATTCAAGTGATCGACGGCCGCGAACAGGACGTCGCAATTAGCGCCTTGCGCCTGAACGATCAGGTTCTGGTCAAACCCGGCGAGCGTTTCCCGGTCGATGGCGAAGTGCTGGAAGGCCAGAGCCACGCCGACGAAGCCTTGATCAGTGGCGAGAGCCTGCCGGTGCCGAAACAACCAGGGGATAAAGTCACCGGCGGCGCGATCAACGGTGAAGGCCGCTTGCTGGTGCGCACCACCGCCCTCGGCGCTGAAAGCGTGCTGGCGCGGATCATTCGTCTGGTTGAAGACGCCCAAGCGGCGAAAGCACCGATCCAGAAACTGGTGGATAAAGTCAGCCAAGTGTTCGTGCCGACAGTATTGGTGCTGGCCCTGGCGACACTGATCGGCTGGTGGCTGTACGGCGCACCGCTGGAAACCGCGCTGATCAACGCCGTCGCAGTGTTGGTCATCGCCTGCCCCTGTGCGCTCGGCCTCGCCACGCCGACCGCGATCATGGCCGGCACTGGCGTCGCGGCTCGCCACGGCATTCTGATCAAGGATGCCGAAGCCCTGGAACGTGCTCATGAAGTCAGCAACGTGGTGTTCGACAAAACCGGCACGCTGACCTCCGGCACGCCACGCATTGCCCATTTCAGCGCGGTCGATGGCGACGAAAACACACTGCTGAAACTGGCCGGCGCGCTGCAACGCGGCAGTGAGCATCCGTTGGCTAAAGCCGTGCTGGATGCGGCCGCTGAACGTGATCTGAAGGTACCCGATGTCAGCGACAGCCAATCCCTGACCGGTCGCGGCATCGCCGGCAGCCTTGACGGTCGGCGTCTGGCGCTGGGCAATCGGCGGATGCTCGAAGAAAGTGGTTTGAGCGCCGGCAATCTGGCTGAGTCTGCGCAAGCCTGGGAAGCCGAGGGCCGCACCCTTTCATGGTTGATCGAACAAAGCCCGGAGCCGCGCGTTCTCGGTCTGTTCGCTTTCGGTGACACGTTGAAACCCGGCGCACTGGAAGCGGTGCAACAACTCGCCGCCCGAGATATCCACAGCCATCTGCTGACCGGCGACAACCGTGGCAGCGCGCGGGTCGTGGCCGAGGCTCTGGGCATTAAAAATGTTCACGCCGAAGTATTGCCGGCGGACAAAGCCGCCACCGTTGCCGAGTTGAAGAAAACCGGCGTGGTCGCCATGGTTGGCGACGGTATCAACGACGCCCCGGCACTCGCGGCGGCGGACATCGGTATCGCCATGGGCGGTGGCACCGACGTGGCCATGCATGCGGCCGGCATCACCCTGATGCGCGGTGATCCACGGCTGGTGCCGGCGGCGCTGGAAATCAGCCGCAAGACCTACGCGAAGATCCGCCAGAACCTGTTCTGGGCCTTCGTCTACAACCTGATCGGCATTCCGCTGGCGGCGTTCGGTTTCCTCAACCCGGTGCTGGCCGGTGCGGCGATGGCGCTATCAAGCGTCAGCGTGGTGAGCAATGCGCTACTGTTGAAAACCTGGAAACCCAAGGATCTGGAGGAGCATCGATGA
- a CDS encoding heavy-metal-associated domain-containing protein, whose translation MQVFNVQGMSCGHCVKAVTQALQAKDPAASVRVDLAAKEVGVESALSVEQVIAIISEEGYPAKLA comes from the coding sequence ATGCAAGTGTTCAACGTTCAAGGGATGTCCTGCGGTCACTGTGTCAAAGCCGTCACTCAAGCCCTGCAGGCCAAGGATCCGGCGGCCAGTGTGCGCGTCGATCTGGCGGCGAAAGAAGTCGGCGTCGAAAGTGCGCTGAGCGTGGAACAGGTCATCGCGATCATCAGCGAAGAGGGCTACCCGGCAAAACTGGCCTGA
- a CDS encoding multidrug effflux MFS transporter, whose protein sequence is MNLRTILILGALSAFGPLAIDFYLPAFPSMALAFGTDEKHVQLTLAAYFLGLSMGQLLYGPVADRFGRRIPLLSGVALFTLASLACAYAPNLEWLIGARFVQALGGCAGMVIARAVVSDKCDAVGSAKVFSQLMLVMGLAPILAPMLGGLLVNTTGWQSIFLVLTGFSALAGLAVALGLPESLPDHVPRQPLSGALRQYGRLLKDRVFLGHALTGGIAVAGMFSYIAGSPFVFIKLYGVPAEHFGWLFGTNAAGFILVAQVNARLLAKRGPAFLLARAVWVYLLAGVALLAVSALHTEALWPLLIPLFICIASLGCILPNASACAMNGQGARAGSASALMGCLQFSVASGAASLVGILHDGSAMPMAMVISLCGLLVVSVAMLTRHLQNARAVAQAAG, encoded by the coding sequence ATGAACCTCCGTACCATTCTGATCCTTGGCGCCTTGAGCGCCTTCGGTCCTTTAGCGATCGACTTCTATCTGCCGGCATTCCCATCGATGGCGCTGGCCTTTGGCACCGATGAAAAACACGTTCAACTGACGCTGGCTGCGTATTTCCTCGGCCTGTCCATGGGTCAACTTTTATACGGCCCGGTGGCGGATCGTTTCGGTCGGCGGATTCCGCTGCTCAGCGGCGTTGCGCTGTTCACCCTGGCGTCATTGGCCTGCGCTTATGCGCCAAACCTTGAGTGGCTGATCGGCGCGCGTTTTGTCCAGGCGCTGGGCGGTTGCGCGGGGATGGTGATTGCCCGGGCGGTGGTCAGCGACAAATGCGACGCGGTGGGTTCGGCGAAGGTGTTCTCGCAACTGATGCTGGTGATGGGCCTGGCGCCAATTCTGGCGCCGATGCTGGGTGGTCTGCTGGTGAACACCACTGGCTGGCAGTCGATCTTTCTGGTGTTGACCGGTTTCAGTGCCCTGGCGGGTCTGGCCGTGGCCCTCGGACTGCCGGAAAGTCTGCCTGACCATGTGCCGCGACAGCCGTTGTCTGGTGCGCTGCGTCAGTACGGGCGGCTGTTGAAGGATCGGGTATTTCTCGGTCACGCCCTGACCGGGGGTATCGCCGTCGCCGGGATGTTTTCCTACATCGCCGGATCGCCGTTCGTCTTCATCAAACTCTACGGCGTGCCGGCCGAGCATTTCGGCTGGTTGTTCGGCACCAACGCGGCGGGGTTCATTCTGGTGGCTCAGGTCAATGCGCGGCTATTGGCCAAACGCGGCCCGGCCTTTCTGCTGGCGCGTGCAGTGTGGGTGTATCTGTTGGCGGGTGTGGCTTTGCTGGCGGTCAGTGCGCTGCACACCGAAGCGCTGTGGCCGCTATTGATTCCGTTGTTCATCTGCATCGCCAGCCTCGGTTGCATCCTGCCCAACGCTTCGGCGTGTGCGATGAACGGCCAAGGAGCGCGGGCCGGCAGTGCGTCGGCGCTGATGGGCTGTTTGCAATTCAGCGTTGCATCCGGCGCCGCTTCACTGGTGGGGATCTTGCACGACGGCAGCGCCATGCCGATGGCCATGGTCATCAGCCTGTGCGGGTTGTTGGTAGTGAGCGTCGCGATGCTCACCCGGCATTTGCAGAATGCCCGGGCGGTAGCGCAAGCCGCTGGGTAA
- a CDS encoding zinc-binding alcohol dehydrogenase family protein, whose translation MKAIAYYASLPISDAKALQDIELPEPIAGPRDLLVEVKAISVNPVDTKVRQNVAPEGGAAKVLGWDVAGVVKAVGNEVTLFKAGDKVFYAGSIARAGGNSELHVVDERIVGHMPKSLGFAEAAALPLTAITAWELLFERLQIREGQTDEGQSLLIVGAAGGVGSILTQLAKQLTGLKVIGTASREQTRDWVTELGADLVIDHSQPLSEELKRAGINNVTHVASLTQTDQHLDQLVEALAPQGKLALIDDPKSLDVTKLKRKSLSLHWEFMYTRSLFETPDMIEQHNLLNRVAELIDAGTLKTTIGEHFGTINAVNLRRAHELLESGKAKGKIVLEGF comes from the coding sequence ATGAAAGCCATTGCCTATTACGCTTCCTTGCCCATCAGCGACGCAAAAGCCCTGCAAGACATCGAACTGCCAGAGCCGATAGCCGGCCCGCGCGACCTGTTGGTGGAAGTCAAAGCCATCTCGGTCAACCCGGTGGACACCAAGGTACGGCAGAACGTGGCCCCTGAAGGCGGCGCCGCGAAAGTGCTGGGCTGGGACGTGGCCGGTGTGGTCAAGGCGGTTGGTAATGAAGTGACGCTGTTCAAGGCTGGCGACAAAGTCTTCTACGCCGGCTCCATTGCCCGCGCGGGCGGTAACAGCGAATTGCACGTGGTCGATGAGCGGATTGTCGGCCATATGCCCAAGTCCCTCGGTTTCGCGGAAGCCGCCGCCCTGCCCCTGACTGCGATCACCGCGTGGGAGTTGTTGTTCGAACGCCTGCAAATCCGCGAAGGCCAAACCGATGAAGGGCAGAGCCTGCTGATCGTCGGCGCGGCGGGCGGAGTCGGTTCGATCCTCACTCAATTGGCCAAGCAACTGACCGGTCTTAAGGTGATCGGTACTGCATCGCGCGAGCAGACCCGTGATTGGGTCACGGAGCTGGGCGCGGATCTGGTGATCGACCATAGCCAGCCGTTGAGCGAAGAACTGAAACGCGCCGGCATTAACAACGTGACCCACGTCGCCAGCCTGACCCAGACCGATCAGCATCTGGATCAATTGGTCGAAGCACTGGCGCCGCAAGGCAAACTGGCATTGATCGATGATCCGAAGTCGCTGGACGTGACCAAGCTCAAACGCAAGAGCCTGTCGCTGCACTGGGAGTTCATGTACACCCGCTCGCTGTTCGAGACGCCAGACATGATCGAGCAGCACAACTTGCTCAACCGCGTGGCCGAGCTGATTGATGCGGGCACGTTGAAGACGACGATCGGCGAGCACTTCGGCACGATCAACGCGGTCAATCTCCGCCGGGCGCATGAGCTGCTGGAGAGCGGCAAAGCCAAGGGGAAAATTGTTTTAGAAGGTTTCTGA
- a CDS encoding LysR family transcriptional regulator: protein MLRFDDLQLFVRAADLGSLSAAARVMDMSAAVASAALKRIEQQLGARLLARSTRSLRLTAEGEGFLEYARAALSNLDEGRRLLASGQEQVSGILQLSAPSDFGRNLLLPWLDEFQREHPKLTVRLLLGDRIADLFRQPVDIALRYGEPEDSSLVALPIAPGNRRVLCASPAYLARHGEPRQLEQLAQHNCLLYMLGSRVHDHWSFHDGKREVGLTVSGDRFSDDADVVRLWAVAGAGIAYKSWLDVGGDVLAGRLKVLLPELLCERAPLNLLCAHRAQLSKPVNLLREMLASRCAELSSQFPAFQKLDH from the coding sequence ATGCTGCGTTTCGATGATTTGCAGTTGTTTGTTCGGGCGGCGGATCTGGGCAGTCTGTCGGCCGCGGCGCGGGTGATGGACATGTCCGCCGCCGTGGCCAGTGCGGCGCTCAAGCGTATCGAGCAGCAACTCGGTGCACGCCTGCTGGCCCGTTCGACGCGCAGCCTGCGCCTGACCGCCGAGGGCGAAGGTTTTCTCGAATACGCCCGTGCAGCATTGAGTAATCTCGATGAGGGCCGGCGGTTGCTGGCCAGTGGACAAGAACAGGTCAGCGGGATTCTGCAGCTGTCGGCGCCCTCGGATTTCGGCCGCAACTTGTTGTTGCCATGGCTCGACGAGTTCCAGCGCGAGCACCCGAAACTCACCGTGCGCCTGCTGCTCGGCGACCGTATCGCCGATCTGTTTCGCCAGCCCGTGGACATCGCTCTGCGCTACGGGGAGCCGGAAGATTCCAGCCTGGTTGCCCTGCCCATCGCCCCGGGCAACCGTCGCGTGCTCTGCGCATCACCGGCCTATCTGGCGCGGCACGGCGAACCGCGCCAGCTCGAACAACTGGCTCAGCACAATTGCCTGTTATACATGCTCGGCAGCCGGGTTCATGACCATTGGAGTTTTCACGACGGTAAACGCGAGGTCGGCCTGACCGTCAGTGGCGACCGATTCAGTGATGACGCCGATGTCGTGCGTCTATGGGCGGTGGCAGGAGCGGGAATTGCCTACAAGTCATGGCTGGATGTGGGCGGCGATGTCCTTGCCGGGCGCCTCAAAGTGCTGCTGCCAGAGCTGCTGTGCGAACGCGCTCCGCTGAATTTGCTGTGCGCCCATCGCGCACAATTGAGTAAGCCGGTGAACCTTCTGAGGGAAATGCTCGCCAGCCGATGCGCTGAATTGAGTAGTCAATTTCCCGCTTTCCAGAAACTTGATCATTAG
- a CDS encoding helix-turn-helix transcriptional regulator translates to MEHAPCISQIATLLADPKRSAMMWALMDGSARHTEELALLARLSPSSASAHLARLATGGLLKVEVRGRKRFFRLSAPEVGAAIEALASATIASTPREIPEVFKRATPMAKPQAAPSSLLRARFCDDHLGGTLAADLYQRLLDAGWIEQLEQRVVVTQKGAKQLAGRGVFIQALAHRNVQVACACPDWSERRPHMGGSLGAALLQLFMQSGWLTLPNDSRALQLTATGQHELHRFARETELEMAL, encoded by the coding sequence ATGGAACATGCACCTTGCATCAGCCAGATCGCCACGTTGCTGGCCGACCCCAAGCGCAGCGCGATGATGTGGGCGTTGATGGACGGCTCGGCCCGGCACACCGAGGAGCTTGCGCTACTGGCAAGGCTGTCGCCGTCGTCGGCCAGTGCGCATCTGGCACGTCTGGCCACCGGCGGTCTGTTGAAGGTCGAAGTCCGTGGTCGCAAGCGGTTTTTCCGTCTCTCGGCGCCTGAGGTCGGGGCGGCGATAGAAGCCCTGGCCAGCGCCACCATCGCCAGTACCCCGCGGGAAATACCCGAAGTATTCAAGCGCGCCACACCCATGGCCAAGCCTCAGGCCGCGCCTTCTTCGCTGTTGCGCGCACGCTTTTGCGATGACCACCTTGGCGGCACGCTGGCGGCCGATCTGTACCAGCGCCTGCTCGATGCCGGCTGGATCGAACAGCTTGAACAGCGCGTGGTGGTGACGCAAAAAGGCGCGAAACAATTGGCCGGTCGCGGGGTATTCATCCAGGCACTCGCCCATCGCAATGTGCAGGTGGCCTGCGCCTGTCCGGACTGGAGCGAGCGTCGTCCGCACATGGGCGGCTCACTCGGCGCGGCGTTGCTGCAGTTGTTCATGCAGTCCGGCTGGCTGACTTTGCCCAATGATTCAAGAGCCCTGCAGTTGACGGCCACCGGACAACACGAGTTGCACCGTTTCGCCCGGGAAACCGAGCTGGAAATGGCGTTGTAG
- a CDS encoding MFS transporter produces the protein MDTQGFSAAERLERLPISGYHRIIFIIIALAFFFDSMDLAMMTFLLGSIKAEFGLSSAQAGLLASSSFFGMVMGASLSGMLADRFGRKPVFQWSIVLWGVASYLCSTAQTVETLTLFRILLGIGMGMEFPIAQSMLSELIPAQRRGRYIALMDGFWPLGFVAAGVLSYFLLPVIGWRDIFLVLAVPAVFVLAIRFFIPESPRWLEQAGRHEAADKVLDGIENRVRASLGGAALPEPVRLPRTVTPPGNFFSALKQIWSPQYRQRTTMIWSLWFFALLGFYGLTSWLSALLQQSGFAVTQSVYYTVLISLGGIPGFLMAAWLVERWGRKPVCIVTLLGGGVMAFLYGQSAVFGGNVALLISTGLLMQFFLFGMWAVLYTYTPELYPTSARATGSGFASAIGRVGSLLGPLITGLVFPITGQGGVFALGALCFAIAAGVVWLFGMETRGKTLEELTESTSV, from the coding sequence ATGGACACTCAAGGCTTCAGCGCGGCAGAACGTTTGGAACGGCTGCCGATCAGCGGTTATCACCGGATTATTTTCATCATCATCGCCTTGGCGTTTTTCTTCGACTCCATGGATCTGGCGATGATGACGTTCCTGCTCGGTTCGATCAAAGCCGAGTTCGGCCTGAGCAGCGCGCAGGCAGGGCTGCTCGCCAGTTCGAGCTTCTTCGGCATGGTGATGGGCGCTTCGCTTTCCGGCATGCTCGCCGACCGCTTCGGGCGCAAACCGGTGTTTCAGTGGAGCATCGTTCTCTGGGGCGTGGCCAGTTACCTGTGCTCGACGGCGCAAACGGTCGAGACGCTGACGCTGTTCCGCATCCTGCTGGGGATCGGCATGGGCATGGAGTTTCCCATTGCGCAGTCGATGCTGTCCGAGCTGATTCCGGCACAACGGCGCGGTCGCTACATCGCGTTGATGGATGGCTTCTGGCCGCTGGGTTTTGTCGCGGCCGGGGTGCTGTCGTACTTTCTGTTGCCGGTGATTGGCTGGCGCGACATCTTTCTGGTGTTGGCGGTGCCGGCGGTGTTTGTGCTGGCGATCCGGTTTTTCATACCCGAGTCACCACGCTGGCTGGAGCAGGCCGGACGGCACGAGGCGGCGGACAAGGTTCTGGACGGTATTGAGAACCGCGTACGTGCCTCGCTGGGCGGTGCAGCCTTGCCGGAGCCGGTGCGGTTGCCACGCACGGTGACGCCTCCGGGCAACTTTTTCTCGGCGCTGAAGCAGATCTGGTCGCCGCAATACCGCCAGCGCACAACGATGATCTGGAGCCTGTGGTTCTTTGCGCTGCTGGGTTTTTACGGACTGACGTCGTGGCTCAGTGCATTGCTGCAGCAGTCGGGTTTCGCCGTGACCCAGTCGGTTTACTACACCGTGCTGATTTCCCTCGGCGGGATTCCCGGATTTCTGATGGCCGCGTGGCTGGTGGAACGCTGGGGACGCAAACCGGTGTGCATCGTCACGTTGCTCGGTGGCGGGGTGATGGCGTTTCTCTACGGACAGAGCGCGGTGTTTGGCGGCAACGTGGCCTTGCTGATCAGCACGGGATTGCTGATGCAGTTTTTCCTGTTCGGCATGTGGGCGGTGCTCTACACCTACACGCCGGAGCTATATCCGACCTCGGCTCGAGCGACAGGCTCGGGGTTTGCCTCGGCGATTGGCCGTGTGGGTTCCTTGCTCGGGCCGTTGATTACCGGGCTGGTGTTCCCGATCACCGGGCAGGGTGGAGTGTTTGCGCTGGGCGCGTTGTGCTTTGCGATAGCGGCGGGGGTGGTGTGGCTGTTCGGGATGGAGACGCGAGGCAAGACGCTGGAAGAGCTGACAGAGTCGACATCGGTATAA
- a CDS encoding adenosine deaminase — protein sequence MYDWLNALPKAELHLHLEGSLEPELLFALAERNKIALPWNDVETLRKAYAFNNLQEFLDLYYQGADVLRTSQDFYDLTWAYLLRCKEQNVIHTEPFFDPQTHTDRGIPFEVVLNGIAAALKDGEQQLGITSGLILSFLRHLSEDEAQKTLDQALPFRDAFVAVGLDSSEMGHPPSKFQRVFDRARHEGFLTVAHAGEEGPPEYIWEAIDLLKIQRIDHGVRAIEDERLMQRIIDEQIPLTVCPLSNTKLCVFDHMSQHNILDMLERGVKVTVNSDDPAYFGGYVTENFHALYEHLGMTQDQAKRLAQNSLDARLVKP from the coding sequence ATGTACGACTGGCTCAACGCCCTGCCCAAGGCTGAACTGCACCTGCATCTGGAAGGCTCGCTGGAGCCCGAGCTGCTGTTCGCCCTGGCCGAACGCAACAAGATCGCCCTGCCATGGAATGACGTCGAAACCCTGCGCAAGGCTTACGCCTTCAACAATTTGCAGGAATTTCTCGACCTGTATTACCAGGGCGCCGACGTGCTGCGCACCTCCCAGGATTTCTACGACCTGACCTGGGCCTACCTGCTGCGCTGCAAAGAGCAGAACGTGATTCACACCGAACCGTTCTTCGACCCGCAGACCCACACCGACCGTGGCATTCCGTTCGAAGTGGTGCTCAACGGCATCGCTGCGGCATTGAAAGATGGTGAGCAGCAACTGGGCATCACCAGCGGTTTGATCCTGAGCTTCCTGCGCCACCTGAGCGAAGACGAAGCACAGAAAACCCTCGATCAGGCGCTGCCGTTCCGTGACGCGTTTGTCGCGGTCGGTCTGGACAGTTCCGAGATGGGCCACCCGCCGAGCAAGTTCCAGCGCGTGTTCGACCGCGCCCGCCACGAAGGCTTTCTGACCGTCGCTCACGCCGGTGAAGAAGGCCCGCCGGAATACATCTGGGAAGCCATCGACCTGCTGAAAATCCAGCGCATCGACCATGGCGTGCGCGCCATCGAAGACGAGCGTCTGATGCAGCGGATCATCGACGAGCAAATCCCGCTGACCGTATGCCCGCTGTCGAACACCAAGCTCTGCGTGTTCGATCACATGTCGCAGCACAACATTCTCGACATGCTTGAGCGTGGCGTGAAGGTCACGGTGAACTCCGATGACCCGGCGTACTTCGGTGGCTACGTGACCGAAAACTTCCATGCGCTGTACGAGCATTTGGGCATGACCCAGGATCAGGCCAAGCGCCTGGCGCAGAACAGCCTGGATGCGCGGTTGGTAAAACCGTAA
- a CDS encoding 2-oxoglutarate and iron-dependent oxygenase domain-containing protein — MDQLPIIDISPLYTDNENAWPAVATQIDLACREWGFFYIKGHPISAQRIDALLDHAQRFFALPASEKLQIDITQTRHHRGYGAIATEQLDPSKPSDLKETFDMGLHLPANHPEVLAEKPLRGPNRHPAQPGWEALMEQHYLDMQALAQTLLRAMTIALGIERDFFDTRFGEPVSVLRMIHYPPRHTASSAEQQGAGAHTDYGCITLLYQDSAGGLQVKNVNGEWIDAPPIDGTFVVNLGDMMARWSNDLYRSTPHRVISPPGVDRYSMPFFAEPHPDTLIECLPGCQDAQHPAKYPTTTCAEFLLSRFADTYAYRREQEAV; from the coding sequence ATGGATCAGCTTCCCATCATCGACATCAGCCCGCTCTACACCGACAACGAAAACGCCTGGCCCGCCGTCGCCACGCAAATCGATCTGGCCTGCCGCGAATGGGGCTTTTTCTACATCAAGGGTCATCCGATTTCAGCGCAACGCATCGACGCGCTGCTCGATCATGCGCAACGCTTCTTCGCCCTACCCGCTTCAGAAAAACTCCAGATCGACATCACCCAGACCCGACACCATCGCGGGTACGGCGCCATCGCCACCGAACAACTCGACCCGAGTAAGCCCAGCGACCTCAAGGAAACCTTCGACATGGGCCTGCACCTGCCGGCCAACCATCCCGAGGTGCTGGCGGAAAAACCCTTGCGCGGACCGAACCGCCATCCCGCGCAACCGGGTTGGGAAGCGCTGATGGAACAGCATTACCTCGACATGCAGGCCCTCGCGCAAACCCTGCTCCGCGCCATGACGATTGCCCTTGGCATCGAACGCGACTTCTTCGATACACGTTTCGGCGAACCAGTGAGCGTGCTGCGCATGATCCACTACCCACCGCGCCACACCGCCAGTTCCGCCGAACAGCAAGGTGCCGGCGCGCACACCGATTACGGTTGCATCACCCTGCTTTATCAGGACAGCGCCGGTGGCCTGCAAGTGAAGAACGTCAACGGTGAATGGATCGATGCGCCGCCGATTGACGGCACCTTCGTGGTCAACCTCGGTGACATGATGGCGCGCTGGAGCAATGACCTTTATCGCTCGACACCGCACCGGGTGATCAGCCCGCCAGGCGTGGATCGCTACTCGATGCCGTTTTTCGCAGAGCCACACCCCGACACCCTCATCGAATGCCTGCCCGGCTGCCAGGACGCACAGCATCCGGCGAAGTATCCGACCACCACTTGCGCCGAATTCCTGCTGTCGCGCTTCGCCGATACCTACGCCTATCGGCGGGAACAGGAAGCGGTGTGA